In Oxalobacteraceae bacterium OTU3CINTB1, the sequence GCGGTGGGAGGCGGTGTTGCCGGAGATTTCCGGCACGGCGCGCTTGCCACTGCTCGTGGCGCTCGCCTGGCATTTGCGCCAGCGCGCGCCCGCGCGTGCGCGCGCCCTGTCTGCCGACATCGCCGACATCGCTGCCCTGACGGGCGCGCTGCCAGCGGCCGACGCGCTGGTGGTGCGCGGCCGCCTGCTGCTGATCGCCGCAGAATCGGAATGGCTCAATGGCCGGCTCGACACCGCTCAGTACCAAGCGGAACAGGCGCTGTCGCTGTTCGAGCAGGGCGCCGCCATCCGTCCCGACGCACACGCCGCGTGCGCCCGCGCCGACGCCTGCTGGTTGCTGGCCTGGGTGTCCAACGACCGTGGCGACAGCTCCGCCGGCGATCGTTGGCTGGCGCTGGCCGGCGCCGCCGCCCGCGTCGGCGGCGACCCGGTGCGGGTGGACGTGATCGACGCCGCCGCCGGCATTTGCGCCGCCTTCGGCGACTGGCAGGCCGCGCAGCGGCACTGGGACGGCCGCTTCGATGCCGATCCAAGCGGCCTGGCGCCGATCGCCGCCGGCTGGGTCAGCGACTACTTCGGCACCTGCGCCTTTCAGCGCAGCGAGTACGGCCGCGCCATCGGCCACCTGATGCTCAGCTTCGAGATGGCGCTGGTGAGCGGCCAGGTCCGCCGCGCCATCATCATCGCCACCAACATCGGCAACGGCTTCACCAGCCTCAACGCGCACGAGGCGGCGCTGGAATGGATGCAGCGCGGCCTCGACCTGGCGCGTCCGGCCGGCTGGCCGCTGTCGATCGGCATGTGCCTGATGCAGACCGCCGAAACCTTGCGCCAGCTGGGCCAGCGCGAGGCCGCGCAAACCCTGTTGCGCGAGGCGCTGGCCGTGCTGGCGCCGTTGTCCGGGTCGCGCGCCTACGCGGTGGCGCTGGAATACCAGGGCGACCTGGCGCTCGACCTGGGCAACCACGCGGCCGCGCTCGACAGCTTCACGCGGCTGGCCGCGCGCGGCGACGCGCTGGCGCAGAACGATTTCCAGAGCAGCGCTCGGCGCGGCCAGGCGCACGCGCTGTCGCACCTGGGCCGGCCGGACGAGGCGCTGGCCGCCGTGTGCGGCGCGCTGGCGCTGGCGCGCGAGCATGGCGACGCGCTGGGCCAGATCGCCGCCCTCAATGTGCTGGCCGATATCCACGCGCACCACGCGCTGCCCGAGCCGGACCTGATGATGGCGCCCAACCCGGTGCTGCACTACCTGCTGCTGGCGCTGGAGATCGCCGCCACCATCGACGGCTACACGGTGCCCGGCGCGCTGCTCGACGCCACCGCGCGCGCGTACGCCGCCATCGGCGACCACGCGCGCGCCTACGCGATCGCGCTGCAGGCCTCCGCCGCGCGCGACCAGACCCACAGCCAGCAGGCCACCAACCGCGCCATCGCCATGCAGGTGCAGTACCAGACCGAGCGCGCGCAGACCGAGGCCGAGCATCATCGCCAGCTGGCGGCGGCCGAGGCGCAGCGCGCCGAGGTGCTGCAGCAAACCAGCGCCACCCTGGCGCACCTGAGCGCGATCGGCCAGGAGATCACCGCGCACCTGGACGCGGCGGCGGTGTTCCGCGCCCTCGACCGGCACGTGCACGGCCTGCTCGACGCCACCCATTTCTCGATTTTCCTGCTCGAGTCGAACGGCGTGTGGCTGTCGTGCGCCTTCGGCGTCGAGGCCGGCAATCCGCTGCCGGAGGTGCGCTATTCGCTGGCGGACCCGCGCGCCAACACGTCGCGCTGCGTGCGCGAGCGGCGCGAGATCCTGATCGAGCTGGGGGCGGCGGATGTGACGCCGAACCTGATCCCCGGCACCTTGCCGACCCTGACGTTGCTGTTCGCGCCGCTGCGCGTGGGCGAGCGGGTGCTGGGGGCGATGACGGTGCAGTCGCTGCACGCCAACGCCTACGGCGAGCGCGAACGGCTGATCTTCCGCACCTTGTGCGCGTACGGCGCCATCGCGCTCGACAACGCCAGCGCCTACCGGCAGGTGGCGGCGACTTTGAAGACGCTGAGCGCGACCCAGGAGCAGCTGCTGGAAAAGAACCTGGAGCTCGAACGCGCCTACCAGGCGCTCGAGGAGGTCAGCCTGACCGACCAGCTGACCGGCCTGCGCAACCGCCGCTTCTTCCTGCGCAACGTCGACGCGGATGTGGCGATGAGTTTGCGCGGCTACGACGGCGGGCAGCATCGCGGCCACCAGTTGACCGAGTCCGAGCTGCGGGCAGCCAACGATCTGGTGTTTTTCATGGTCGACATCGACCACTTCAAGGAGGTCAACGACCGCTATGGCCACGCCGCCGGCGACGCCATCCTGGTACAGATGACCGAGCGCCTGCGCGAAGTGTTCCGCGAATCGGACTATGTGATCCGCTGGGGCGGCGAGGAGTTCCTGGTGCTGGCGCGCGCCACCCACCGCGACGACGCGCGCGTGGTGGCCGAACGCATGCGCCGCGTCGTCGCCGAGCGCGAGTTCGTGCTGCCGGACGGCGTGCGGCTGTCGAAGACCTGCTCGATCGGCTTTGCCTGTTTTCCCTTCCTGCCGGCGCAACCGCGCCTGCTGTCATGGTCGCAGGTGGTGGAGCTGGCCGACCAGGGCCTGTACATCGCCAAGCGCTCCGGCCGCAACGCCTGGGCGGCGTTGTACGGCACCGAGCGCGCCCGTGCCGACGGCCTGTTCCCGCGCCTGATGCATCAAGTCGACGAGGCGCTGTCGGAAGGCGAGGTGCGGCTGGTCAGCAATCTGGAAGGACCGCTGTCGCTGGGCGGCGAGCGCCGCCGCATCGGCTTGTCGAGCGACCTGGAAACCTGATCCGGTTCGATCAGGCGGCCGGCGGCTCGACCACCACCTCGAAATTGAGCGAATTGGCGATGTAGCATTTTTCGTGCGCCTCGTGGTGAATGGCGTGCAGTTCATCGTCACCCGGCGGCGCGGTGCCGGCGAACACGATGGCCGGGCGCAGCGCGATGCGCGTCATCGCCATTTTGCCCTGATCGTTCTTGCCGAGCGTGCCGATGGCGTGGTCGGTGTAGCTGTCGACCGTATGCCCCCGTTTGGCGGCGATCGAGAGGAAGAACAGCATATGGCAGCTCGACGCGGCGGCCACCAGCGCCTCCTCGGGATCGACGGCGGCGGCGTCCGACATCGGCAGCGGCACCGACAGCGGCGACGACGACGCCGGCACAACCGCGCCGCCGTCGAAGCGCCAGGTGTGCGCGCGGCTGTAGCGCTGACCGAGGA encodes:
- a CDS encoding diguanylate cyclase, whose product is MFALDEELARWEAVLPEISGTARLPLLVALAWHLRQRAPARARALSADIADIAALTGALPAADALVVRGRLLLIAAESEWLNGRLDTAQYQAEQALSLFEQGAAIRPDAHAACARADACWLLAWVSNDRGDSSAGDRWLALAGAAARVGGDPVRVDVIDAAAGICAAFGDWQAAQRHWDGRFDADPSGLAPIAAGWVSDYFGTCAFQRSEYGRAIGHLMLSFEMALVSGQVRRAIIIATNIGNGFTSLNAHEAALEWMQRGLDLARPAGWPLSIGMCLMQTAETLRQLGQREAAQTLLREALAVLAPLSGSRAYAVALEYQGDLALDLGNHAAALDSFTRLAARGDALAQNDFQSSARRGQAHALSHLGRPDEALAAVCGALALAREHGDALGQIAALNVLADIHAHHALPEPDLMMAPNPVLHYLLLALEIAATIDGYTVPGALLDATARAYAAIGDHARAYAIALQASAARDQTHSQQATNRAIAMQVQYQTERAQTEAEHHRQLAAAEAQRAEVLQQTSATLAHLSAIGQEITAHLDAAAVFRALDRHVHGLLDATHFSIFLLESNGVWLSCAFGVEAGNPLPEVRYSLADPRANTSRCVRERREILIELGAADVTPNLIPGTLPTLTLLFAPLRVGERVLGAMTVQSLHANAYGERERLIFRTLCAYGAIALDNASAYRQVAATLKTLSATQEQLLEKNLELERAYQALEEVSLTDQLTGLRNRRFFLRNVDADVAMSLRGYDGGQHRGHQLTESELRAANDLVFFMVDIDHFKEVNDRYGHAAGDAILVQMTERLREVFRESDYVIRWGGEEFLVLARATHRDDARVVAERMRRVVAEREFVLPDGVRLSKTCSIGFACFPFLPAQPRLLSWSQVVELADQGLYIAKRSGRNAWAALYGTERARADGLFPRLMHQVDEALSEGEVRLVSNLEGPLSLGGERRRIGLSSDLET
- a CDS encoding OsmC family protein, encoding MQFEATLEWKRDGQDFLGQRYSRAHTWRFDGGAVVPASSSPLSVPLPMSDAAAVDPEEALVAAASSCHMLFFLSIAAKRGHTVDSYTDHAIGTLGKNDQGKMAMTRIALRPAIVFAGTAPPGDDELHAIHHEAHEKCYIANSLNFEVVVEPPAA